The DNA segment ATTAAGGGAAATGGAATGAAAACAATTTATAATCAACTGACTACGCTTGGTTTGTCCGGCATCAAAGACGCCCTCACATTACAGACGGAACAGCCGACGCATTACCGAGAACTCGCGTTCGAAGAAAGGCTAAGCTTACTGCTTGATAATGAGCTTAACGCACGTTCACAACGTAAAATAGCGCGCTTAACACGGCAAGCTAAATTCAGAGTTCATGCTGGCATAGAGCAGTTAGATTATCGTGCCAAGCGCAACCTGAATAAGTCACAGATCCGAACCTTGGCGCAGGGCGAGTGGTTGCGATTACATCAAAATATATTGATCACCGGGGCAACAGGGTGTGGCAAAACATACCTTGCCTGTGCCTTCGGGCATCAGCATTGCCAACAAGGGCAAAGCGTATTTTATTTTAGGCTGAAAGAACTACTCGAAAAAATGTTTTTTGCACAGGCTGACGGAACCTATCGAAAACTGATAGGAAAGTTAACCAATGCAGATTTACTGATCTTGGATGATTGGGGACTGGAGCCATTAAATGCACAGCAACGAAGCGATTTACTTGAACTGATTGATGCCCGATATGACAGTAAATCGA comes from the Moritella yayanosii genome and includes:
- the istB gene encoding IS21-like element helper ATPase IstB; this translates as MKTIYNQLTTLGLSGIKDALTLQTEQPTHYRELAFEERLSLLLDNELNARSQRKIARLTRQAKFRVHAGIEQLDYRAKRNLNKSQIRTLAQGEWLRLHQNILITGATGCGKTYLACAFGHQHCQQGQSVFYFRLKELLEKMFFAQADGTYRKLIGKLTNADLLILDDWGLEPLNAQQRSDLLELIDARYDSKSTLIASQLPQEHWYKMIGESTHADAILDRLVHGSIKIELEGESMRKMTNNLTDGDHSV